In one window of Arachis ipaensis cultivar K30076 chromosome B06, Araip1.1, whole genome shotgun sequence DNA:
- the LOC107646453 gene encoding mediator of RNA polymerase II transcription subunit 14, which yields MAAELGQQTVELSTLVSRAAQDSYSNLKELVEKCRSTELSDTDKKISILKFLSKTQQRMIRLNVLSKWCQQVPLIKHYQQLASTVSNHDMCFTQAADSLFFMHEGLQQARAPVSDVPSAIDILLTGSYQRLPKCIEDVGTQYTLNEEQQKPALKKLDALVRSKLLEVSLTKEISEIKVSDGTALIKVDGEFKVLVTLGYRGNLSMWRILHLELLVGEKNKPIKLKLMRRHVLGDDLERRMAAAENPFSILYSVLHDLCVSLVMDTVIRQVQALRQGRWKDAIRFELISEGGMGHAAGSSSMQNPDGESDSSGPRTPGLKIIYWLEFDKNAGMSDSGACPFIKIEPGPDLQIKCIHSNFVIDPLTGKEAEFFLDQNCIDVERLLLRAISCNRYTRLLEIKRELGKNNHVCRAADDVVFQSHLGGPDVEYKQKDDKCFSKESEGYEVLRVRAYASCFFTLGVNIRL from the exons ATGGCTGCGGAGTTAGGGCAACAGACGGTGGAGCTGTCGACCCTGGTTTCCCGAGCTGCCCAAGATTCATACAGCAACCTGAAAGAACTGGTTGAGAAATGCAGGTCCACCGAATTGTCCGATACAGACAAGAAGATCAGTATCCTCAAGTTCCTCAGCAAGACCCAGCAGCGCATGATCCGCCTCAATGTGCTCTCCAAGTGGTGCCAACAG GTTCCTTTGATAAAGCACTACCAGCAGCTGGCTTCGACTGTTTCAAATCACGATATGTGTTTTACTCAAGCTGCGGATTCTTTGTTTTTTATGCACGAGGGGCTTCAGCAAGCCCGTGCTCCGGTTTCTGATGTGCCCTCTGCCATTGACATTCTCTTAACGGGGAGTTACCAGCGGTTGCCTAAATGTATAGAGGATGTTGGTACTCAGTATACCTTGAATGAAGAACAGCAAAAGCCTGCTTTGAAGAAGCTGGACGCGCTTGTGCGGTCGAAATTGCTAGAAGTTTCTCTTACGAAGGAAATTTCCGAGATAAAAGTTTCCGATGGTACGGCATTGATTAAGGTGGATGGAGAGTTTAAGGTTTTAGTGACTCTTGGTTACAGGGGAAACTTGTCCATGTGGAGGATATTACATTTGGAGCTACTTGTTGGTGAGAAGAATAAACCTATCAAACTGAAATTAATGCGGCGCCATGTTCTCGGGGATGATCTAGAGAGACGAATGGCTGCGGCAGAAAATCCATTTTCAATATTGTACTCGGTTCTTCACGATCTATGTGTTTCACTTGTCATGGATACTGTCATCAGGCAAGTGCAAGCTCTTCGACAGGGAAGATGGAAAGATGCAATTCGATTTGAGCTCATATCCGAGGGTGGAATGGGTCATGCGGCAGGTTCCAGTTCCATGCAGAACCCTGACGGGGAATCTGATTCATCCGGTCCTCGAACTCCTGGTTTAAAAATCATATACTGGCTGGAGTTCGATAAAAATGCTGGCATGTCTGACTCAGGTGCATGCCCATTCATAAAAATTGAACCTGGGCCAGATCTTCAGATAAAGTGCATACACAGCAATTTTGTCATAGATCCACTAACAGGCAAGGAGGCAGAGTTTTTCTTGGACCAGAATTGTATTGATGTTGAGAGGTTGCTGTTAAGAGCTATTAGCTGCAACCGGTATACTCGTCTACTGGAAATTAAAAGAGAACTGGGAAAAAATAACCACGTCTGTCGAGCAGCAGATGATGTTGTATTCCAGTCTCACTTGGGTGGACCTGATGTTGAATATAAACAG AAGGATGATAAATGCTTCAGCAAGGAATCTGAAGGGTATGAGGTGTTGCGTGTGCGTGCCTATGCCTCATGTTTTTTTACTCTTGGA GTTAatattagattataa
- the LOC107646452 gene encoding uncharacterized protein LOC107646452: MPPPPLSELMRMVAELQQANQRMADENQIMAAQIAELNHAQIEHNDAHRQQIENEEHQSQPSHVSETARGEEQQPEDEKEEADDLVGPFTEQVMNFELPKRFTLPLTLTPYDGLGDPKKFLKKFRSIMIVNGASDTVLCCCFPNYLDGPALDWLCALPAGSISRFQQLAKLFEEHFAGSAIYLHDSDYLNTIKQGPNESLKDYMTRFTKVAISILDLHPEVHLHAIKSGLRPGKFQETIAVAKPKTLAEFCEKAKGQIDIEELRQARKSDKSHFREDDKSSTPKKSFKLTPRFDSYTQFNTKREDIIKEILNSKLIKSPRKAGTYQDAKNVDKSKYCAFHQKHGHNTDDCVVAKDLLERLARQGHLDKYIGGHIQKRGSSSTTTDLSEQNRGKEKASPRQYERPRGIINCISGGYASGEYSNSARKRSFRAICSVNGPQQDATITHQQPEVTFTHADFNSSIQNLDDPVVVTLQLGDLLVKKVLLDPRSSADVLFYSTFQKMKLSDNMLQSTGGDLVGFSGERVPILGSVWLQTTLGEHPLSKTNDIQYLVVDCFSPYNLILGRPFLNKFGAIVSTVHLCVKFPLQDDQVVTIHGDHKEARQCYNISMKFQNRSTQQVNNVDLKQNGHSLADLDPRADFLERPKPSDDLQKVYFNNDPNKFTYVGTSINKFELQAITTFLQKQADLFAWTPSDMPGIDPKLSVIN; the protein is encoded by the coding sequence ATGCCGCCTCCTCCACTGTCCGAACTCATGCGAATGGTAGCTGAGCTACAGCAAGCCAATCAACGAATGGCCGACGAGAACCAAATAATGGCTGCCCAGATCGCTGAACTAAACCATGCTCAGATTGAGCACAACGATGCTCATCGTCAACAGATAGAAAACGAGGAACATCAGTCCCAACCCTCTCATGTCTCGGAGACTGCTCGAGGCGAAGAGCAACAACccgaagatgaaaaagaagaggcTGACGACCTTGTAGGTCCCTTCACGGAACAAGTGATGAACTTCGAACTGCCGAAGAGGTTCACTCTGCCACTGACCCTCACGCCTTATGACGGACTCGGAGACCCGAAGAAGTTTCTAAAGAAATTCCGATCAATAATGATCGTCAATGGTGCATCAGATACAGTTTTATGTTGTTGTTTTCCGAATTATTTAGACGgccctgcacttgattggttgtgTGCTTTGCCTGCAGGTTCCATTTCACGGTTTCAGCAGTTGGCGAAGTTATTTGAAGAACATTTTGCCGGATCCGCAATATACTTGCACGATTCCGATTACTTGAATACTATCAAGCAAGGACCGAATGAAAGCTTAAAGGACTACATGACCCGCTTCACCAAGGTCGCAATCAGTATACTAGACCTCCACCCCGAGGTCCATCTACACGCAATTAAAAGCGGCCTTCGACCCGGAAAGTTCCAGGAGACAATCGCAGTAGCCAAGCCGAAGACTCTAGCAGAATTTTGCGAGAAGGCAAAGGGACAAATTGATATCGAGGAGCTCAGACAAGCTCGGAAGTCTGACAAGTCACATTTCCGAGAAGACGATAAGAGCTCAACCCCTAAGAAGAGTTTTAAACTAACACCTCGATTTGATTCTTATACGCAGTTTAACACTAAGAGAGAAGACATAATCAAAGAGATCTTGAATTCAAAACTGATCAAGTCACCAAGAAAAGCCGGTACCTACCAAGATGCCAAGAACGTTGACAAGTCGAAGTATTGCGCCTTCCACCAGAAACACGGTCACAATACTGATGACTGCGTGGTCGCCAAAGACCTTTTAGAGCGACTGGCAAGACAAGGACACCTCGACAAATACATCGGGGGTCACATACAAAAGCGCGGATCTAGCTCCACAACAACCGACCTCTCTGAACAAAACCGAGGAAAAGAGAAGGCATCTCCAAGACAATATGAAAGACCACGAGGTATAATCAATTGTATTTCAGGAGGATACGCTAGTGGAGAATATTCGAATTCGGCAAGGAAAAGGTCGTTCCGAGCAATATGCTCGGTAAACGGACCACAGCAAGACGCAACAATCACCCATCAACAACCAGAAGTGACTTTCACACACGCCGACTTCAACTCCAGCATACAAAATTTAGACGACCCTGTGGTAGTCACCCTTCAGCTAGGGGATCTGTTAGTAAAAAAAGTACTCTTGGATCCCAGGAGCAGTGCCGATGTTCTGTTCTACTCCACATTTCAAAAAATGAAGCTCAGCGACAACATGCTACAATCCACAGGAGGAGACTTGGTCGGATTCTCAGGAGAACGAGTTCCAATACTCGGAtcagtgtggttacaaaccacactgggTGAGCATCCTCTTTCAAAAACTAATGATATTCAATATTTAGTTGTTGATTGTTTCAGTCCATATAACCTTATTCTTGGCCGACCTTTCTTGAACAAGTTCGGCGCCATTGTTTCTACAGTTCATCTCTGTGTTAAGTTTCCACTGCAGGACGATCAGGTTGTAACAATCCACGGGGATCATAAAGAGGCACGACAATGTTACAACATCAGCATGAAATTCCAAAACCGCTCAACTCAACAAGTCAACAATGTCGACCTCAAGCAAAACGGCCATTCACTAGCCGACCTTGACCCAAGAGCTGATTTTCTCGAACGACCAAAACCTTCCGACGACCTACAAAAAGTCTATTTTAATAATGACCCTAACAAATTTACTTACGTAGGTACATCAATCAACAAATTTGAGTTACAGGCCATAACAACCTTCCTGCAAAAACAAGCCGACCTTTTTGCGTGGACACCTTCAGACATGCCCGGCATCGACCCCAAATTATCAGTCATAAACTAG